The genomic region gacaggttccctttaagatggaaATCTGTCCCAGTGTACACTTAAAACAATTATACAGTTTGTAGACAGTTTATGGTAAATTTTTCTGCAATATATAAAGCCATTAAATAGGAGACCAGACAGTGTTAAACGTGGCTAGATTTATCATTTAGCATTAGACACTACAGGGGAGATTTACCAGAAGTGTCAGAGAGCAGAAATATTCTAGTTgctgatggcaaccaatcagagctcagctttcatttgcctacagctgtttataaaatacaagctgagttctgattggttaccattggATAACtataacagttttacctcagacgcttctaataaatctccccctttgtgtaGTTTGAGTTAAATCCTTCTTTCGCATTCTATACCCATACATGGGCACAGGAGCTGGGGGGCTCTGGTGTCTGCGTTGTTTAATATTATATGGTCTGggatctgtgtattatctctattatTATATTGTCTGTGATATTTTGTCACTGCTTTGTTCTACTCTAAATTACTTCTCATTACTTGGGTGCATTGTTTTGAGACCAAAAATGGTTGTGCACCCCTGGTGTAGTCTAACCTTTGCCAACTTCATAGATTTCCCTCATCATGTCTATGTCAAAATGTATATAATTAACTTTAACTTCTGTGCCAGTCCAGTATATACCAGGTATTTTACACATTGGTCACATGGTCACATCAGAACACAAGTTACCTGGCAGCCGCGCTGCATGTGGGTCAAACAGGTCCACCAGACCCAACTTCTCTAACTTCTCCTTAACGCTGAAACTATCATCAATCCTGAAGCGAGGAACATGGACGGATAACTCCATTACTGAAGCTTTATTCAACCATTCAGAGAACTTCTCCAGGGACAGGTTTTGCTCCACTGTTTCGAGCGGTGTATCTTCATATGGCAGTACCAGCACCATTGAGATATCATCACCTTTATAAGGCAATTCAAGAACCTGGACTGCATCACCCTTGTAGGCACCATAGCGGAATTTACCCTCCTGATACATGGTAGGAACTTCACAAGGCTCATCTCTGCCTGGGATGTGAAAATCTGCATTTTGTGTATTTACAGAGTCGAACTTTGACTTCCACAATccctgaaaaaaatgaaaatgattaaACCAAACAGAACCAGCCCTTTGTTTCGCGGTTTGTCCGCTGTACAAGAAAACCTCTTAACATGGGAACATTTTATGTCATTGTGCACCTTAAAGTAGATGACGTTCACCAAAACCAGGATGGTATCTTCTGTGATGGCACCTTGCGGGATCACATTGGTgatttttttctctgttttatTGGCCACCCAATTGTTGATGATTTCACGAGAAAGATCAGCTTTTTcctaatatgcaaaaaaaaaatgtaataaataaaaagataaatacgGGGCTACATCCTCTCTTCACGAATTAGATTTTCGGTGGCAGATTTTCCGTTCCACCATATTGgttatttttatttcataagACCGCCCTCATATCTGGAAAATTTTAATATCATTTTGGGTGGTCGTCTCAAATTTTGTTCAATCACAGAGCGGTAATCATATGGTGTGATGTAATTATATAATCCGAGAGATACAAAGATGTTGAAACCTATGAGATCCAGTGGCACCACGCACCTTGAAGTTCAGGGGCCATAGTTTAGCCCCATAAACTGCTTCGCTGATGTCCTGATATGTCTGATTGAAGGACAAAGACTTTTCTCCAAAGAGACGGTTGGTTGATACCAGCTCTGAGGATTTGTTGGCCTTTCGGTATAGTCGGCAGTTCAGTTTAGCAAAGAAGAAATGGATCTGATCGGAGGCCTTTTCGGAAACTTTGTCAAAGTGGAAAACCTTATAGGGAGTAAATGTGATGACATTCTTATTCACATGATATAAGGATAAGCTGGAAGTAAATGTTGGCATCATTCCACATCCTTGCTTCTTAGAAAGGATACAAGAAGAACCACAGTTTTGTCCCATCTGACAAAATAATAGGCACAAAGGTCCATCAGAAGACAACCAGtcatggaggtgactgctgggacAATCATATGCCCATAAGGTCTATATTTATAGACAGAATCACAACACATTAGACCTTTTAGGTGAAAGCAATATCATGGAAACATATTGGAGAAGTTTTAATAGGgcttgtgcgccagttttctggtgttcaAGCActgaaataggcacaattcctggTCTATGGACAGAAATTGTGCTTATTCCCCCTTATGCAACCTCCAGGCCAAGAGGTTGCACCTACAAACTACCTATAGACATTCTGGGGcagatgtacttacccggtccattcgcgatccagcagcgcattctctgcggtggattcgggttctgccgggattcactaaggtagttcctccgacgtccaccagttgTCTCTGCTgagctgaagttcatcggaatgcactgaagttcaccgtcctacgctgggtgcaggtaagcgcgtgttaagcgacacttttttttttaaatgcggtggtttttccgaatccgtcaggttttcttacggtcacgcccccgatttccgtcccgtgcatgccagcaccgatgcgccacaatccgatcgcatgcgccaaaatcccggggcaattcagggaaaattggcagaaaacggaaaaattcgggtaacccccgTAAAAACGCAATCACAGTTATACACCAGGCCGGGCCTGGCATAGAACTTCTCTGTGTCGCAACCCCCACTAGTtatatcaggaggatggagcctcctgatagatccggcAGGTGATGGATTGGGTTTACATCATATGCTAGCACACCTTGCGCCATCGTATGGTAGTTCCCCCCGTTATTTATAtctctttttttattatacacattTTTCTTAAAACCTTTATGTTTTATAAACTTCTATCCAAACATGTTC from Engystomops pustulosus chromosome 10, aEngPut4.maternal, whole genome shotgun sequence harbors:
- the LOC140105114 gene encoding antithrombin-III-like — its product is MHLLPLLLLSLLGLVSSQAKYPDICIAKPKDIPLNPMCIYRKEIIEMEEQTQEPAPTEKIPEYTNPRVWELSKSNSRFAMDFYKIVADSKANSENLFMSPLSISQAFTMAKLGACDNTLKQLMEVFHFDKVSEKASDQIHFFFAKLNCRLYRKANKSSELVSTNRLFGEKSLSFNQTYQDISEAVYGAKLWPLNFKEKADLSREIINNWVANKTEKKITNVIPQGAITEDTILVLVNVIYFKGLWKSKFDSVNTQNADFHIPGRDEPCEVPTMYQEGKFRYGAYKGDAVQVLELPYKGDDISMVLVLPYEDTPLETVEQNLSLEKFSEWLNKASVMELSVHVPRFRIDDSFSVKEKLEKLGLVDLFDPHAARLPGIVSEGRADLYVSDAFHKAFLEVNEEGSEASAASAVLMAGRSFSPRRITFRANRPFLVFIREVALNAIVFMGRVSNPGCNER